The Sesamum indicum cultivar Zhongzhi No. 13 linkage group LG6, S_indicum_v1.0, whole genome shotgun sequence genome has a segment encoding these proteins:
- the LOC105163800 gene encoding mediator of RNA polymerase II transcription subunit 19a isoform X2 — protein MDPDYKKFGRGPRELTGAVDLISHYRLFPHHDFFCKRSLPVSISDTYYLHNVVGDTELRKGEGMQLGQLMGDASLSKEANTRIRPFNLDILSEAFQLRETAPVDLPSLEKGTPTIAGKSGSDSKDKGKKHKKSKEKERDKDKEHKKHKHRHKDRSKEKDKEKKKEKSGRHDSGNDHLKMHHEKKRKHDGDEDANGIQKHKKT, from the exons ATGGATCCTGATTACAAGAAGTTTGGAAGAG GGCCAAGGGAACTTACAGGTGCAGTTGATCTCATAAGCCACTACAGATTGTTTCCTCACCATGATTTCTTCTGCAAGAGATCACTCCCTGTGTCAATATCAGATACATACTATCTTCACAATGTGGTTGGAGATACAGAACTTAGAAAAGGAGAGGGGATGCAACTGGGCCAGCTCATGGGAGATGCATCCTTATCGAAAGAAGCTAATACACGTATACGACCTTTCAACCTAGATATTCTTAGTGAAGCTTTTCAACTAAGGGAAACGGCTCCAGTTGACCTTCCTTCC CTGGAGAAGGGCACTCCTACAATTGCTGGAAAATCTGGAAGTGACTCTAAAGACAAGGGGAAAAAGCATAAAAAGtccaaggaaaaagaaagagacaaAGATAAAGAGCACAAGAAGCACAAGCATCGGCATAAAGATAGAAGCAAGGAAAAGGacaaggagaagaaaaaagaaaaaagtgggCGTCATGATTCTGGCAATGACCACTTGAAAATGCATCATGAGAAG AAAAGGAAGCATGACGGGGATGAGGATGCAAACGGCATTCAGAAACACAAGAAAA CATAA
- the LOC105163800 gene encoding mediator of RNA polymerase II transcription subunit 19a isoform X1 — protein MDPDYKKFGRGPRELTGAVDLISHYRLFPHHDFFCKRSLPVSISDTYYLHNVVGDTELRKGEGMQLGQLMGDASLSKEANTRIRPFNLDILSEAFQLRETAPVDLPSLEKGTPTIAGKSGSDSKDKGKKHKKSKEKERDKDKEHKKHKHRHKDRSKEKDKEKKKEKSGRHDSGNDHLKMHHEKKRKHDGDEDANGIQKHKKSKHKSLKIDGMGAMKAAG, from the exons ATGGATCCTGATTACAAGAAGTTTGGAAGAG GGCCAAGGGAACTTACAGGTGCAGTTGATCTCATAAGCCACTACAGATTGTTTCCTCACCATGATTTCTTCTGCAAGAGATCACTCCCTGTGTCAATATCAGATACATACTATCTTCACAATGTGGTTGGAGATACAGAACTTAGAAAAGGAGAGGGGATGCAACTGGGCCAGCTCATGGGAGATGCATCCTTATCGAAAGAAGCTAATACACGTATACGACCTTTCAACCTAGATATTCTTAGTGAAGCTTTTCAACTAAGGGAAACGGCTCCAGTTGACCTTCCTTCC CTGGAGAAGGGCACTCCTACAATTGCTGGAAAATCTGGAAGTGACTCTAAAGACAAGGGGAAAAAGCATAAAAAGtccaaggaaaaagaaagagacaaAGATAAAGAGCACAAGAAGCACAAGCATCGGCATAAAGATAGAAGCAAGGAAAAGGacaaggagaagaaaaaagaaaaaagtgggCGTCATGATTCTGGCAATGACCACTTGAAAATGCATCATGAGAAG AAAAGGAAGCATGACGGGGATGAGGATGCAAACGGCATTCAGAAACACAAGAAAAGTAAG CATAAGAGCTTGAAGATTGATGGGATGGGAGCAATGAAAGCAGCAGGCTGA